One region of Malania oleifera isolate guangnan ecotype guangnan chromosome 6, ASM2987363v1, whole genome shotgun sequence genomic DNA includes:
- the LOC131157980 gene encoding meiotic recombination protein SPO11-2 isoform X1, producing the protein MADLCKSSSFFSDQHLCYADILLPLEVRARIEVAVLNFLKILNSASPAISDLPLIARRSSNSRVGQGLLSDVSWIFLSHSFCTRSLMRPNAAKAFIRVWKVMEMCLRILVQEKRVTQRELFYKLLCGSPEYFTSQLQVNRTIQDVVALLRCSRYSLGIIASSRGAVAGRLWLQEPNQEVVDCSTCGSSGHAISGDLNLLEKMAMRTDARYIIVVEKHAIFHRLAEDCIFNTIPSILITARGYPDIATRFLLHRMSRAFPDLPILALVDWNPAGLAILCTFKFGSIGMGLEAYRYACNVKWLGLRADDLQLIPDESLVPLKPRDLQIAKSLMRSETLQVKLTSALRQENYREELEVMVQSGRRAEIEALYFHGYDFLRKYISKKIVQVSYI; encoded by the exons ATGGCGGATCTCTGCAAATCCTCCTCGTTTTTCTCAGATCAGCATCTCTGCTACGCCGATATTCTCCTGCCTTTAGAG GTACGAGCGAGGATTGAAGTAGCAGTTCTTAATTTTCTCAAGATCTTGAACTCTGCTTCTCCAGCAATCTCTGATCTTCCTCTG ATCGCTAGGAGGTCGAGTAACAGCCGAGTCGGTCAGGGACTTTTGAGCGACGTTTCTTGGATTTTTCTATCTCATTCGTTTTGCACTAGGTCGTTGATGAGACCAAATGCTGCTAAAGCCTTTATTCGAG TGTGGAAGGTAATGGAAATGTGCCTACGAATTCTGGTTCAGGAAAAGCGGGTGACGCAGAGAGAGCTCTTCTACAAGCTGCTTTGTGGCTCACCAGAATATTTCACTTCTCAACTGCAAGTCAATAGGACAATCCAAG ATGTAGTGGCCTTGCTTCGGTGCAGCAGATACAGTCTTGGAATCATAGCCTCCAGCAGAGGAGCTGTTGCTGGCCGCCTGTGGCTGCAA GAGCCAAACCAAGAGGTTGTGGACTGTTCTACATGTGGCTCTTCCGGGCACGCTATTTCTGGCGATTTGAACTTGTTAGAGAAGATGGCCATGAGAACAGATGCACGGTATATCATCGTGGTGGAAAAG CATGCGATATTCCACAGGCTGGCTGAGGATTGTATATTCAATACAATTCCAAGCATTCTTATCACTGCCAGAGGCTATCCTGATATTGCCACAAG GTTTCTTCTTCACCGAATGAGCCGAGCTTTTCCAGACCTGCCAATTTTAGCACTGGTTGACTG GAATCCAGCAGGATTGGCCATCCTATGCACCTTCAAGTTTGGAAGCATTGGCATGGGGCTAGAGGCATACAGATATG CTTGCAATGTCAAATGGCTGGGACTGCGAGCTGATGATCTGCAGCTTATACCTGATGAATCATTGGTTCCATTGAAGCCACGAGACCTGCAAATAGCCAAAAGCTTGATGCGCTCAGAGACTTTGCAGGTAAAATTAACGAG TGCTCTTCGACAGGAAAATTACAGAGAAGAGTTGGAAGTAATGGTTCAGAGCGGTCGTAGGGCAGAAATTGAAGCTCTGTATTTCCATGGGTATGATTTCTTAAGGAAATACATATCAAAGAAAATAGTACAAGTCAGTTACATCTAA
- the LOC131157980 gene encoding meiotic recombination protein SPO11-2 isoform X2 encodes MADLCKSSSFFSDQHLCYADILLPLEVRARIEVAVLNFLKILNSASPAISDLPLIARRSSNSRVGQGLLSDVSWIFLSHSFCTRSLMRPNAAKAFIRVWKVMEMCLRILVQEKRVTQRELFYKLLCGSPEYFTSQLQVNRTIQDVVALLRCSRYSLGIIASSRGAVAGRLWLQEPNQEVVDCSTCGSSGHAISGDLNLLEKMAMRTDARYIIVVEKHAIFHRLAEDCIFNTIPSILITARGYPDIATRFLLHRMSRAFPDLPILALVDWNPAGLAILCTFKFGSIGMGLEAYRYACNVKWLGLRADDLQLIPDESLVPLKPRDLQIAKSLMRSETLQENYREELEVMVQSGRRAEIEALYFHGYDFLRKYISKKIVQVSYI; translated from the exons ATGGCGGATCTCTGCAAATCCTCCTCGTTTTTCTCAGATCAGCATCTCTGCTACGCCGATATTCTCCTGCCTTTAGAG GTACGAGCGAGGATTGAAGTAGCAGTTCTTAATTTTCTCAAGATCTTGAACTCTGCTTCTCCAGCAATCTCTGATCTTCCTCTG ATCGCTAGGAGGTCGAGTAACAGCCGAGTCGGTCAGGGACTTTTGAGCGACGTTTCTTGGATTTTTCTATCTCATTCGTTTTGCACTAGGTCGTTGATGAGACCAAATGCTGCTAAAGCCTTTATTCGAG TGTGGAAGGTAATGGAAATGTGCCTACGAATTCTGGTTCAGGAAAAGCGGGTGACGCAGAGAGAGCTCTTCTACAAGCTGCTTTGTGGCTCACCAGAATATTTCACTTCTCAACTGCAAGTCAATAGGACAATCCAAG ATGTAGTGGCCTTGCTTCGGTGCAGCAGATACAGTCTTGGAATCATAGCCTCCAGCAGAGGAGCTGTTGCTGGCCGCCTGTGGCTGCAA GAGCCAAACCAAGAGGTTGTGGACTGTTCTACATGTGGCTCTTCCGGGCACGCTATTTCTGGCGATTTGAACTTGTTAGAGAAGATGGCCATGAGAACAGATGCACGGTATATCATCGTGGTGGAAAAG CATGCGATATTCCACAGGCTGGCTGAGGATTGTATATTCAATACAATTCCAAGCATTCTTATCACTGCCAGAGGCTATCCTGATATTGCCACAAG GTTTCTTCTTCACCGAATGAGCCGAGCTTTTCCAGACCTGCCAATTTTAGCACTGGTTGACTG GAATCCAGCAGGATTGGCCATCCTATGCACCTTCAAGTTTGGAAGCATTGGCATGGGGCTAGAGGCATACAGATATG CTTGCAATGTCAAATGGCTGGGACTGCGAGCTGATGATCTGCAGCTTATACCTGATGAATCATTGGTTCCATTGAAGCCACGAGACCTGCAAATAGCCAAAAGCTTGATGCGCTCAGAGACTTTGCAG GAAAATTACAGAGAAGAGTTGGAAGTAATGGTTCAGAGCGGTCGTAGGGCAGAAATTGAAGCTCTGTATTTCCATGGGTATGATTTCTTAAGGAAATACATATCAAAGAAAATAGTACAAGTCAGTTACATCTAA